From one Lotus japonicus ecotype B-129 chromosome 3, LjGifu_v1.2 genomic stretch:
- the LOC130749025 gene encoding ras-related protein RHN1-like isoform X1, with protein MAKPGNKIIQAKLVLLGDMGTGKTSLALRFVKGQFYPNQEPQLILIKIQEPTVGAAFFTQILSLSEATVKFDIWDTAGQERYHSLAPMYYRGAAAAIVVYDISSIDTFVQAKKWVQELQRHGNQKLVMALAANKSDLEPKREVETEEGEKFAQENGMFYMETSAKTAENINELFYEIAKRLARALPLKPSGISLNNDNQDRGRNFFCCST; from the exons ATGGCAAAGCCTGGGAATAAGATCATTCAAGCCAAGCTG GTACTTCTTGGAGACATGGGAACTGGGAAGACCAGTTTAGCATTAAGATTTGTTAAAGGACAATTCTATCCAAACCAG GAACCTCAATTGATATTAATCAAAATACAGGAACCAACTGTGGGAGCTGCTTTTTTCACTCAAATATTATCATTATCTGAAGCAACTGTGAAGTTTGACATATGGGACACAGCAGGACAGGAACGATATCATAGTCTGGCTCCTATGTACTACCGTGGTGCAGCAGCTGCAATTGTTGTGTATGACATCTCAAGCATA GATACGTTTGTTCAAGCCAAAAAATGGGTCCAGGAATTACAAAGACACG GAAATCAAAAGCTGGTGATGGCACTGGCAGCAAACAAATCTGACTTGGAGCCAAAGAGAGAGGTTGAAACTGAG GAAGGAGAGAAATTTGCACAAGAGAATGGAATGTTTTACATGGAAACATCTGCTAAGACTGCAGAGAACATCAATGAGCTTTTCTATGAAATAG CAAAGAGATTAGCAAGAGCTCTTCCACTAAAGCCCTCTGGAATAAGTTTGAACAATGATAACCAAGATAGAGGgagaaattttttttgttgctcaACATGA
- the LOC130749025 gene encoding ras-related protein RHN1-like isoform X2 — protein sequence MAKPGNKIIQAKLVLLGDMGTGKTSLALRFVKGQFYPNQEPTVGAAFFTQILSLSEATVKFDIWDTAGQERYHSLAPMYYRGAAAAIVVYDISSIDTFVQAKKWVQELQRHGNQKLVMALAANKSDLEPKREVETEEGEKFAQENGMFYMETSAKTAENINELFYEIAKRLARALPLKPSGISLNNDNQDRGRNFFCCST from the exons ATGGCAAAGCCTGGGAATAAGATCATTCAAGCCAAGCTG GTACTTCTTGGAGACATGGGAACTGGGAAGACCAGTTTAGCATTAAGATTTGTTAAAGGACAATTCTATCCAAACCAG GAACCAACTGTGGGAGCTGCTTTTTTCACTCAAATATTATCATTATCTGAAGCAACTGTGAAGTTTGACATATGGGACACAGCAGGACAGGAACGATATCATAGTCTGGCTCCTATGTACTACCGTGGTGCAGCAGCTGCAATTGTTGTGTATGACATCTCAAGCATA GATACGTTTGTTCAAGCCAAAAAATGGGTCCAGGAATTACAAAGACACG GAAATCAAAAGCTGGTGATGGCACTGGCAGCAAACAAATCTGACTTGGAGCCAAAGAGAGAGGTTGAAACTGAG GAAGGAGAGAAATTTGCACAAGAGAATGGAATGTTTTACATGGAAACATCTGCTAAGACTGCAGAGAACATCAATGAGCTTTTCTATGAAATAG CAAAGAGATTAGCAAGAGCTCTTCCACTAAAGCCCTCTGGAATAAGTTTGAACAATGATAACCAAGATAGAGGgagaaattttttttgttgctcaACATGA
- the LOC130749026 gene encoding uncharacterized protein LOC130749026 isoform X1 has translation MSISKLKAYTNLLCRRNHQNSVVFTTRRRQVTCTAGILLFLTTAYIFWPTDPDLKIVRLKLKRIKVHRFPRVTVDISMILTLMVSNAGVYSMDFGAVDVVVAYRGKALGHVTSEHGHVSARGSSHVDADVEFEGIGVVPDMVMLLEDVAKGMVPFDTVSEVRGQMGLLFLHFPMQAKQSCEILVSTLNHTIIRQHCLRE, from the exons ATGTCAATCTCAAAATTGAAAGCTTACACCAATCTCCTCTGCCGACGCAACCACCAAAACAGCGTCGTTTTCACCACGCGCCGCCGTCAGGTGACATGCACGGCGGGGATCCTCCTCTTTCTGACGACGGCGTACATTTTCTGGCCGACGGATCCCGATCTGAAGATCGTGCGGCTGAAGCTGAAGCGGATCAAGGTGCATCGGTTTCCGCGCGTGACGGTGGACATCTCCATGATCCTCACGCTGATGGTGAGCAACGCCGGCGTGTACTCCATGGATTTCGGCGCGGTGGACGTGGTGGTTGCGTATAGGGGGAAGGCGCTGGGGCACGTGACGTCGGAGCACGGGCACGTGAGTGCGAGAGGATCGTCCCACGTGGACGCTGACGTGGAATTTGAGGGGATTGGTGTGGTCCCTGATATGGTGATGTTGCTGGAGGACGTGGCTAAGGGTATGGTGCCCTTTGATACTGTTAGTGAGGTTAGGGGCCAAATGGGGCTTCTCTTCCTTCACTTCCCAATGCAG GCAAAACAATCATGTGAAATTTTGGTCAGTACATTAAACCATACAATTATTCGCCAACATTGTCTTCGCGAG TGA
- the LOC130749025 gene encoding ras-related protein RHN1-like isoform X3 has translation MGTGKTSLALRFVKGQFYPNQEPQLILIKIQEPTVGAAFFTQILSLSEATVKFDIWDTAGQERYHSLAPMYYRGAAAAIVVYDISSIDTFVQAKKWVQELQRHGNQKLVMALAANKSDLEPKREVETEEGEKFAQENGMFYMETSAKTAENINELFYEIAKRLARALPLKPSGISLNNDNQDRGRNFFCCST, from the exons ATGGGAACTGGGAAGACCAGTTTAGCATTAAGATTTGTTAAAGGACAATTCTATCCAAACCAG GAACCTCAATTGATATTAATCAAAATACAGGAACCAACTGTGGGAGCTGCTTTTTTCACTCAAATATTATCATTATCTGAAGCAACTGTGAAGTTTGACATATGGGACACAGCAGGACAGGAACGATATCATAGTCTGGCTCCTATGTACTACCGTGGTGCAGCAGCTGCAATTGTTGTGTATGACATCTCAAGCATA GATACGTTTGTTCAAGCCAAAAAATGGGTCCAGGAATTACAAAGACACG GAAATCAAAAGCTGGTGATGGCACTGGCAGCAAACAAATCTGACTTGGAGCCAAAGAGAGAGGTTGAAACTGAG GAAGGAGAGAAATTTGCACAAGAGAATGGAATGTTTTACATGGAAACATCTGCTAAGACTGCAGAGAACATCAATGAGCTTTTCTATGAAATAG CAAAGAGATTAGCAAGAGCTCTTCCACTAAAGCCCTCTGGAATAAGTTTGAACAATGATAACCAAGATAGAGGgagaaattttttttgttgctcaACATGA
- the LOC130749026 gene encoding uncharacterized protein LOC130749026 isoform X2 produces MSISKLKAYTNLLCRRNHQNSVVFTTRRRQVTCTAGILLFLTTAYIFWPTDPDLKIVRLKLKRIKVHRFPRVTVDISMILTLMVSNAGVYSMDFGAVDVVVAYRGKALGHVTSEHGHVSARGSSHVDADVEFEGIGVVPDMVMLLEDVAKGMVPFDTVSEVRGQMGLLFLHFPMQ; encoded by the exons ATGTCAATCTCAAAATTGAAAGCTTACACCAATCTCCTCTGCCGACGCAACCACCAAAACAGCGTCGTTTTCACCACGCGCCGCCGTCAGGTGACATGCACGGCGGGGATCCTCCTCTTTCTGACGACGGCGTACATTTTCTGGCCGACGGATCCCGATCTGAAGATCGTGCGGCTGAAGCTGAAGCGGATCAAGGTGCATCGGTTTCCGCGCGTGACGGTGGACATCTCCATGATCCTCACGCTGATGGTGAGCAACGCCGGCGTGTACTCCATGGATTTCGGCGCGGTGGACGTGGTGGTTGCGTATAGGGGGAAGGCGCTGGGGCACGTGACGTCGGAGCACGGGCACGTGAGTGCGAGAGGATCGTCCCACGTGGACGCTGACGTGGAATTTGAGGGGATTGGTGTGGTCCCTGATATGGTGATGTTGCTGGAGGACGTGGCTAAGGGTATGGTGCCCTTTGATACTGTTAGTGAGGTTAGGGGCCAAATGGGGCTTCTCTTCCTTCACTTCCCAATGCAG TGA
- the LOC130749025 gene encoding ras-related protein RHN1-like isoform X4 has protein sequence MGTGKTSLALRFVKGQFYPNQEPTVGAAFFTQILSLSEATVKFDIWDTAGQERYHSLAPMYYRGAAAAIVVYDISSIDTFVQAKKWVQELQRHGNQKLVMALAANKSDLEPKREVETEEGEKFAQENGMFYMETSAKTAENINELFYEIAKRLARALPLKPSGISLNNDNQDRGRNFFCCST, from the exons ATGGGAACTGGGAAGACCAGTTTAGCATTAAGATTTGTTAAAGGACAATTCTATCCAAACCAG GAACCAACTGTGGGAGCTGCTTTTTTCACTCAAATATTATCATTATCTGAAGCAACTGTGAAGTTTGACATATGGGACACAGCAGGACAGGAACGATATCATAGTCTGGCTCCTATGTACTACCGTGGTGCAGCAGCTGCAATTGTTGTGTATGACATCTCAAGCATA GATACGTTTGTTCAAGCCAAAAAATGGGTCCAGGAATTACAAAGACACG GAAATCAAAAGCTGGTGATGGCACTGGCAGCAAACAAATCTGACTTGGAGCCAAAGAGAGAGGTTGAAACTGAG GAAGGAGAGAAATTTGCACAAGAGAATGGAATGTTTTACATGGAAACATCTGCTAAGACTGCAGAGAACATCAATGAGCTTTTCTATGAAATAG CAAAGAGATTAGCAAGAGCTCTTCCACTAAAGCCCTCTGGAATAAGTTTGAACAATGATAACCAAGATAGAGGgagaaattttttttgttgctcaACATGA